The Desmonostoc muscorum LEGE 12446 genome includes a region encoding these proteins:
- a CDS encoding lipoxygenase family protein — protein MSLTSHVISSSLSISKTDVQSLLILLYKLVKLSKASLQYMQYEYNYSYIPPLAMTGALPLPVIKIQLPIQELPNLKWVLSVAQKITLILVNDTLGNLANSLDSDVFYGLDADAQINSSALDSKVQALEDIEQQIKDAESCENLEKIALNLASITQEIAEKIVSKNSSNIIVSFDPEEISSFEAELRSIDEEFELHEFQQDSGNVEFLSSFSLEDSITDLLSSAFKKIINSDAKLLELKDSQPYSREGEFSTEASTTNRSFEDYNKLFKKIPLPEISSRFREDLVFGYMQVAGPNPLMLQQVSEQEKHLQISNEQYQQIIGISNDSLEAARQEGRLYKADYSKLKNMENGSFPNQQKYIYSPLALFVVPPASNPSRSLVPVAIQCQAEHPVFTPLDGENWAIAKSIVQMADSNYHELVSHLGRTHLFIEPFVIATKRRLPANHHLRILLEPHFEGTILINYGAHKLLIADRSQVDAILAGTIESDRQLTVEAAQDYLHHFNDAMFPNSLTSRGVDRVSQLPEYPYRDDGLLIWNAIHQWVSAYLSSYYISGQQLLTDQALQNWAKELISEKGGRLQNFGEDASGTIKTLDYLIDAVSTIIFTASAQHAAVNFAQGELMTYTPAFPLASYSPAPKNLDQPSDFMSMLPSIEQAKTQLKVTYLLGSVYYTQLGQYSNSYFKSKPQISSALVTFQNELKAIEQEITQRNRTRIMPYKFLLPSQIPQSINI, from the coding sequence ATGTCTCTAACTTCTCATGTAATATCTTCTTCTTTAAGTATTTCAAAAACAGATGTGCAAAGCCTTCTAATTCTTTTATATAAATTAGTAAAACTTAGTAAAGCTTCATTGCAATACATGCAATATGAATACAACTATAGTTATATTCCTCCTCTAGCAATGACAGGCGCTCTCCCATTGCCAGTCATTAAAATACAACTCCCAATTCAAGAGTTACCTAATTTAAAATGGGTACTTTCAGTAGCCCAAAAGATAACGCTGATTTTGGTAAATGATACTCTAGGTAATTTGGCAAATTCCTTAGACTCTGATGTGTTTTACGGACTCGATGCTGATGCCCAAATCAATAGCTCAGCCCTCGACAGCAAAGTACAAGCTTTAGAAGATATCGAGCAACAAATTAAAGATGCTGAGAGTTGCGAAAATTTAGAAAAAATTGCTTTAAATTTGGCATCAATCACTCAAGAAATTGCGGAAAAAATTGTTAGTAAAAACTCCTCTAATATTATTGTGTCATTTGATCCTGAGGAAATATCAAGTTTTGAAGCAGAACTTAGAAGCATTGATGAGGAATTTGAATTGCATGAATTCCAACAAGATTCTGGAAATGTCGAATTTTTGTCGTCATTTAGTTTAGAAGACTCCATTACAGATTTATTGAGTTCTGCTTTCAAGAAAATCATTAATTCTGATGCTAAGTTATTAGAATTAAAAGACAGTCAGCCATATTCTAGAGAAGGAGAATTTTCTACCGAAGCATCTACAACTAACCGAAGTTTTGAAGATTATAATAAATTATTTAAAAAAATACCTCTACCAGAAATTAGCTCTAGGTTTAGAGAGGATTTAGTCTTTGGTTATATGCAGGTTGCTGGGCCAAATCCGTTGATGCTGCAACAGGTATCAGAGCAGGAGAAACATTTACAAATTAGCAACGAACAATATCAACAAATTATCGGTATTTCCAACGATTCTCTGGAAGCTGCAAGACAAGAAGGTCGGCTTTATAAAGCTGATTATTCTAAGTTAAAAAATATGGAGAATGGCAGTTTTCCTAATCAACAAAAGTATATCTATTCACCTTTAGCATTATTTGTAGTACCACCAGCTAGTAACCCATCTCGGTCTTTAGTTCCAGTGGCTATTCAATGCCAGGCGGAACACCCGGTGTTCACACCTCTTGATGGCGAGAACTGGGCGATCGCCAAAAGTATTGTGCAAATGGCGGATAGCAATTACCATGAGCTAGTTAGCCATCTTGGTCGCACTCACTTATTTATCGAACCTTTTGTAATTGCTACTAAACGTCGGTTACCAGCAAACCATCATTTAAGGATTTTACTGGAACCTCACTTTGAAGGAACTATATTAATCAATTACGGCGCCCATAAACTCTTGATTGCCGATCGCTCTCAAGTAGATGCAATTTTAGCCGGTACAATAGAGAGCGATCGCCAACTCACTGTTGAAGCTGCCCAAGATTATTTGCATCATTTCAACGATGCAATGTTTCCCAACAGTTTAACAAGTCGCGGTGTTGACCGAGTTTCTCAACTACCTGAATATCCTTATCGAGATGACGGACTGCTGATTTGGAATGCTATTCATCAATGGGTAAGCGCCTATTTGAGCAGTTACTATATCAGTGGGCAACAACTACTAACAGACCAAGCTTTACAAAATTGGGCAAAGGAATTAATCTCCGAAAAAGGAGGCCGCCTCCAAAATTTTGGTGAAGATGCTTCAGGCACAATTAAAACTTTAGATTATCTAATTGACGCTGTTTCCACCATTATTTTTACTGCTAGCGCCCAACACGCTGCGGTTAATTTTGCCCAAGGCGAACTGATGACCTATACACCTGCTTTTCCTCTAGCCAGTTATTCACCAGCACCGAAAAATCTCGACCAACCAAGCGACTTTATGAGTATGCTACCTTCCATAGAACAAGCCAAAACCCAACTTAAGGTCACATATTTACTTGGGTCGGTTTACTATACACAGCTAGGGCAATATTCCAACTCATATTTTAAATCCAAGCCCCAAATAAGTTCAGCCCTGGTGACTTTTCAAAATGAACTCAAAGCAATTGAGCAAGAAATTACTCAAAGGAATCGTACAAGAATAATGCCTTACAAATTCTTGCTACCTTCCCAAATTCCACAAAGTATAAATATCTAA
- a CDS encoding tRNA-dihydrouridine synthase family protein — protein MSQVSLPQSLHKDLPLTALAPMQDVTNLWFMKVIAHYGSPDYFFTEYFRVNETSRLNRSILAAITENDTGRPVFAQMIGESIPDLVRTAKELCGYNIAGVDLNMGCPAPRIYRKNVGGGLLLSPEKVDRILGELRQAVNDRPLTVKMRVGFENTDTFYSILDIINRHNIDLLSLHGRTVKDMYHGAVKYDLIAEAVRRVDCPVLANGNIHSAASALWVLSQTGAAGVMVGRWAIGNPWLFNQIRQALRREAIAPVPLVEVRNYIDRLWQTPTAATMPERSRVGYLKMFLNYIALSVDAEGHFLRLMRHSSTEVELFNICDRFLLSDLTKNLALAPYSGV, from the coding sequence ATGTCCCAGGTATCGCTTCCCCAATCGCTCCACAAAGACCTACCCCTCACCGCTCTTGCGCCCATGCAGGATGTGACAAACCTCTGGTTTATGAAGGTTATTGCCCACTACGGCAGTCCTGACTACTTTTTCACCGAGTATTTCCGCGTGAATGAAACCTCACGGCTCAATCGTAGCATTTTGGCAGCAATTACCGAAAACGATACAGGTCGTCCCGTTTTTGCTCAAATGATTGGCGAAAGCATTCCAGACTTAGTAAGAACAGCAAAGGAACTCTGCGGCTATAATATCGCTGGAGTTGACTTGAACATGGGCTGTCCAGCACCTAGAATCTATCGCAAAAATGTTGGGGGTGGATTGCTGCTCTCACCAGAAAAAGTGGATCGGATTTTGGGAGAACTGCGGCAGGCAGTCAACGATCGCCCTTTGACCGTGAAGATGCGTGTAGGCTTTGAAAATACTGATACCTTTTACTCCATTCTAGATATAATCAATCGCCACAACATTGATTTGCTCTCTTTGCATGGCCGCACGGTGAAAGATATGTACCACGGGGCAGTGAAATATGATTTGATTGCTGAAGCAGTCAGACGGGTTGATTGTCCAGTACTGGCCAATGGCAATATCCACTCGGCGGCAAGTGCCCTATGGGTGCTTTCTCAAACGGGTGCGGCGGGTGTGATGGTGGGACGCTGGGCGATCGGGAATCCTTGGCTTTTTAATCAAATTCGGCAGGCTTTGCGAAGAGAGGCGATCGCACCCGTTCCTTTGGTAGAGGTACGCAACTATATTGATCGTTTATGGCAAACCCCCACAGCGGCAACTATGCCAGAGCGATCGCGCGTAGGCTACCTCAAAATGTTCCTCAACTACATTGCCCTGAGTGTTGACGCTGAGGGTCATTTCCTGCGGCTGATGCGACACAGCTCTACCGAGGTAGAACTGTTTAACATCTGCGATCGCTTTCTCCTTAGCGATCTGACGAAAAATTTAGCCTTAGCACCCTACTCAGGGGTATAA
- the ftsH gene encoding ATP-dependent zinc metalloprotease FtsH: protein MTNLEKKALIKQGSSKRVAWIGGLAASLMMLPGIFGSTPVLAQKPESNSLNYGELIKKAKAGEIQKVELDEAEQIARVYLKSQKENTPPQQVRLLAQNTELINILKDKNVDFGEISSANSRAAVGLLINLMWILPLIALMLLFLRRSTNASSQAMNFGKSRARFQMEAKTGVKFDDVAGVEEAKEELQEVVTFLKQPERFTAVGARIPKGVLLIGPPGTGKTLLAKAIAGEAGVPFFSISGSEFVEMFVGVGASRVRDLFKKAKDNAPCLIFIDEIDAVGRQRGAGIGGGNDEREQTLNQLLTEMDGFEGNTGIIIIAATNRPDVLDAALLRPGRFDRQVMVDAPDLKGRLEILQVHARNKKIDPSVSLEAIARRTPGFTGADLANLLNEAAILTARRRKEAVTILEIDAAVDRVVAGMEGTALVDSKSKRLIAYHEVGHALVGTLLKDHDPVQKVTLIPRGQALGLTWFTPNEEQGLISRSQLKARITATLGGRAAEEIVFGKPEVTTGAGDDLQKVTGMARQMVTRFGMSELGPLSLENQSGEVFLGRDWMNKSDYSEEIAAKIDSQVREIVNNSYIKAKELLEENRIVLERLVDLLAEQETIEGDSFRKIVAENAQVVDEKVAVSH from the coding sequence ATGACAAATTTGGAAAAAAAAGCGTTGATAAAACAGGGGTCATCAAAGCGCGTTGCTTGGATTGGTGGGCTAGCAGCTAGTTTGATGATGTTGCCAGGAATTTTTGGGAGTACTCCTGTTTTGGCACAAAAACCAGAGAGCAACTCTTTAAATTATGGCGAGTTGATCAAGAAAGCGAAAGCGGGAGAAATCCAAAAAGTTGAGCTTGATGAAGCCGAACAGATAGCAAGGGTTTATCTCAAGAGCCAAAAGGAGAATACACCACCGCAACAGGTGAGACTTTTGGCGCAAAATACAGAATTAATTAACATCCTTAAAGATAAGAATGTTGATTTTGGTGAGATTTCTTCTGCGAACAGTCGGGCTGCTGTTGGGCTGTTGATTAATCTGATGTGGATTTTGCCGTTGATAGCTTTAATGCTATTGTTCCTGCGTCGCTCTACTAATGCTTCTAGTCAAGCGATGAATTTTGGTAAATCCAGAGCTCGCTTCCAAATGGAGGCAAAAACAGGTGTGAAATTTGATGATGTCGCTGGGGTTGAAGAAGCCAAAGAAGAATTGCAAGAAGTTGTTACCTTCCTGAAACAGCCAGAAAGATTTACTGCTGTGGGCGCACGCATTCCCAAAGGAGTACTGTTAATTGGCCCTCCTGGTACTGGTAAAACTTTACTAGCAAAAGCGATCGCAGGTGAAGCAGGTGTACCATTCTTCAGCATTTCTGGTTCGGAATTTGTGGAAATGTTTGTTGGTGTGGGTGCATCCCGCGTGCGTGATTTGTTTAAAAAAGCCAAAGATAACGCACCTTGTCTAATATTTATCGATGAAATCGACGCCGTAGGTAGACAAAGGGGTGCTGGTATCGGTGGCGGAAACGATGAGCGAGAACAAACCCTCAACCAACTGTTGACCGAAATGGATGGTTTTGAAGGTAACACTGGCATCATTATTATTGCTGCCACTAACCGCCCAGATGTATTAGATGCAGCACTGCTGAGACCGGGACGCTTTGACAGGCAAGTGATGGTGGATGCACCGGATTTGAAAGGGCGGCTGGAAATTTTGCAAGTCCACGCGCGGAATAAGAAGATTGACCCTAGCGTATCATTAGAAGCGATCGCTCGCCGCACTCCTGGTTTTACCGGCGCAGACTTAGCCAACTTACTCAACGAAGCTGCCATTCTCACCGCTAGGAGACGCAAAGAAGCCGTCACCATCTTAGAAATCGATGCCGCTGTGGATAGGGTAGTTGCAGGTATGGAAGGTACCGCCTTGGTAGACAGCAAGAGCAAGCGCTTAATTGCCTACCATGAAGTTGGACATGCCTTAGTGGGCACATTGCTCAAAGACCACGATCCTGTGCAAAAAGTTACACTCATTCCACGGGGGCAAGCACTGGGATTAACTTGGTTTACTCCCAACGAAGAACAGGGATTAATTTCTCGTTCCCAACTCAAAGCACGTATCACTGCCACTTTGGGCGGTCGGGCTGCCGAGGAAATTGTGTTTGGTAAGCCAGAAGTCACCACAGGTGCAGGAGATGACCTGCAAAAGGTAACAGGAATGGCACGTCAAATGGTCACACGGTTTGGCATGTCAGAACTAGGCCCATTGTCCCTAGAAAATCAGAGTGGAGAAGTATTTTTGGGACGCGACTGGATGAATAAATCAGACTATTCTGAGGAAATTGCCGCCAAAATTGATTCCCAAGTCCGCGAAATTGTGAACAATTCCTACATCAAAGCAAAAGAACTATTGGAAGAAAACCGCATAGTTTTGGAGCGTTTAGTAGATTTGCTAGCAGAACAGGAGACAATTGAAGGCGATTCATTCCGCAAAATTGTTGCTGAAAATGCTCAGGTAGTAGATGAAAAAGTGGCTGTATCTCATTAA
- a CDS encoding nSTAND1 domain-containing NTPase, giving the protein MNTFEITIQRKSENNWPIVVEHTRFGELLPLRSEGTLELTAENFQQLTSFLGQPKDYGTLLGKTLFRDDVRDAFVGAMRESDEPLRMLLFIEASDPQLRTLRWEKLCAPIDGEWELLALNQRVPFSFYIPAITDRRFPPIGRRDLRALVLVASPSDSQKYKLAEFDVEASVNSVKSALGEIPCDILATIPGAIGLPTIDELCTQLSDRNKQYTILHFVSHGRVMDNGETVVYWSKADNTVEAIAATHLLERLRPLRGAKGLPHFTFLCTCESASPDAEGSLGGLGQRLVRDLGMPAVVAMTDKVTIKTAQTLIENFYKQLRASGEVDSALHEATAALAKRGDLTVPALFSRLGGRPLFSDQLDRELTNAEIKYGLQRLGELLPQRAPTLQLKFDIPAQKLENILGADVAALSKQAREEREQVLEEVNNLCEEILDINFHALALDQQLPNYDSRCPFRGLYPFRVENREFFFGREQLITQLQEKLTEHNFLAVLGASGSGKSSVVLAGLIPLLQEKQPDLQLAYMTPSSHPIEKLQTSLSPMQGQSSILVIDQFEELFTLCADETVRLTFIEKLLSLIPYQKVIVTMRADFWGECASYRNLKDLMEARQKLIGPMDATELRKAMEMQAAQVGLRFEAGLSNSILDDVQGEPGAMPLLQHALLEMWKRRHGRWLRCVEYQAIGGVNMAIAQTADDVYNTLSSPEQDQVKNIFIRLTRLDENALEGEKRRDTRRRVWLDELIPAGGDLASTKQLVQQLAGEGARLVVTSVDESTNREEVEVAHEALIRYWPRLLKWLDENRINLQLRESIRQAALDWEKEQKDENYLVHRGGRLEDAQVLAKHTNFLNQSEADYVKACRELRDRQQKEKEARRRREITIAWATAGGSLIALIVTATLAHKASYEKYQAEITKTEALGRYSLSLSDYNQDLEALVQGIKAGKILQQQNFTQPLVLQALQTVVDRVRERNNLTGHQNIVNTVVFNPDGKILASASDDKTVKLWDLNGKELHTLKHQEKVISVVFSPDGKTLATASQDNTIKLWDLNGRKLKSFPPQQTEFKSVVFSPDGKTLGTLSEDNTIRLWNLNSGETKKIKYDEGNEGIIVFSPDSKTVAISYQNNDVKLWDLNGKELQTLKGHQEIASSIAFSPNGKTLAIAHADKTVTLWALNGKEFKSFREYTTDTRITGVFFSYDGKTLAVATEDNNIELRDLDGEQLVIFKGHQENIASVAFSPDGKTLASASYDSTIKLWDLNNKRSPTFKTFTTGNANFQTVAFSSDGKTLASTNLAGTIELWNLNGKEIQTFKTENLRHANTAIFSPDGKVVASGNFTGTIKLWNLNGDELENFSGHQKAITSLVFSPDGKTLASASQDTTIKLWDLNSKKSQILKGHKESVNSVAFSPDGKILASGSNDNHVKLWDLDGNELKTFKGHQGNVNSVIFSLDGKTVVSGSQDKTVKLWDLNGKELRTLKAHKGGVNSVAFSPDGKTLASASEDKTVKFWDLDGKELRTLKHEEFVTNVIFSPDGKTLLTTINNPSMIIWDLDKLALDPLLDNACDWVRDYLKYSDEVQEEDKDLCNRIGTIK; this is encoded by the coding sequence ATGAACACGTTTGAGATTACTATCCAGCGCAAATCAGAAAATAACTGGCCAATTGTTGTAGAACACACCCGATTTGGTGAACTCCTGCCATTACGCTCAGAAGGTACTCTCGAACTGACTGCTGAAAATTTTCAGCAGTTAACCAGTTTTCTCGGACAGCCGAAAGATTACGGTACATTACTCGGAAAAACCCTATTTCGAGATGATGTCCGTGATGCCTTTGTTGGTGCTATGCGCGAAAGTGACGAACCACTGAGAATGTTGCTTTTTATTGAAGCATCAGATCCACAATTAAGAACCTTACGTTGGGAAAAGCTGTGTGCCCCCATCGATGGTGAATGGGAGTTATTAGCACTAAATCAGCGAGTACCATTTTCTTTCTACATTCCGGCAATTACTGACCGCCGCTTTCCCCCCATTGGGCGGCGAGACTTGCGGGCGTTAGTTTTAGTTGCTAGTCCTAGCGATTCCCAAAAATATAAATTAGCGGAATTCGATGTTGAAGCCAGTGTTAATAGTGTCAAGTCTGCATTAGGGGAAATACCTTGTGATATCCTGGCAACAATTCCTGGAGCCATTGGTTTACCGACAATAGACGAATTGTGTACTCAACTGAGCGATCGCAATAAACAATATACAATACTACATTTTGTTAGTCACGGTAGGGTAATGGATAATGGTGAAACTGTTGTCTACTGGTCAAAAGCTGATAATACAGTAGAGGCGATCGCCGCAACACACTTACTAGAGCGGTTACGCCCATTACGTGGAGCCAAAGGGCTACCCCACTTTACCTTTCTTTGTACTTGCGAGAGCGCCAGTCCTGATGCCGAAGGATCGTTGGGAGGCTTAGGGCAAAGATTAGTGCGGGATTTGGGGATGCCTGCGGTGGTAGCAATGACCGATAAAGTCACCATCAAAACAGCCCAAACGCTAATAGAAAACTTTTATAAACAACTCAGAGCTTCGGGAGAGGTGGACTCTGCTTTGCATGAAGCAACAGCCGCTTTAGCAAAGCGCGGCGATCTTACAGTTCCAGCATTGTTTAGCCGCTTGGGCGGGCGACCCTTATTTAGTGACCAACTCGATCGCGAACTCACCAACGCCGAAATCAAATATGGTTTACAACGTCTGGGGGAATTATTACCACAAAGAGCGCCAACACTGCAACTAAAATTCGATATTCCTGCCCAGAAGCTAGAAAACATCTTAGGCGCTGATGTTGCAGCATTGAGCAAACAAGCCCGTGAGGAACGAGAGCAGGTATTAGAGGAAGTCAATAACCTCTGTGAGGAAATACTAGACATCAACTTTCATGCTTTGGCGTTAGATCAACAACTACCAAATTATGATTCTCGTTGTCCGTTCCGGGGCTTGTATCCTTTTCGGGTGGAAAACCGCGAGTTTTTCTTTGGGCGAGAACAACTCATTACCCAACTCCAAGAAAAGCTGACTGAACACAACTTTTTAGCCGTGTTAGGGGCTTCTGGTAGTGGTAAGTCATCGGTGGTGTTAGCCGGGTTAATACCGCTGCTACAGGAAAAACAACCTGATTTGCAGTTAGCATACATGACACCAAGCTCTCACCCCATAGAAAAACTGCAAACTAGTCTTTCTCCAATGCAAGGGCAATCTTCAATATTAGTAATTGACCAATTTGAGGAATTGTTTACCCTGTGTGCTGATGAAACTGTGAGGTTGACTTTCATCGAAAAATTGTTAAGCCTGATTCCATATCAAAAAGTCATCGTCACCATGCGGGCAGATTTTTGGGGTGAGTGTGCTAGCTACCGCAATTTGAAAGATTTGATGGAGGCTAGGCAAAAACTAATCGGGCCGATGGATGCTACCGAATTGCGGAAAGCGATGGAAATGCAAGCTGCCCAAGTGGGGTTACGGTTTGAAGCAGGTTTGAGTAACTCGATTTTGGATGATGTGCAAGGTGAACCAGGAGCAATGCCACTGCTGCAACATGCATTGTTGGAGATGTGGAAGCGGCGACATGGTAGATGGTTGCGGTGTGTGGAGTATCAAGCGATCGGTGGTGTGAATATGGCGATCGCTCAAACTGCCGATGATGTTTACAATACCTTATCATCCCCAGAACAAGACCAAGTTAAGAATATCTTTATCCGCTTAACCCGCTTGGATGAAAACGCCTTGGAAGGAGAAAAACGCCGGGACACTAGACGGCGAGTTTGGCTAGATGAACTGATACCTGCCGGTGGTGATTTGGCAAGTACTAAACAGTTAGTGCAACAGTTAGCTGGTGAAGGGGCGCGATTGGTGGTGACGAGTGTAGATGAATCTACAAATCGTGAAGAGGTGGAGGTGGCACATGAAGCCTTAATTCGCTATTGGCCGCGGTTGCTCAAGTGGTTGGACGAAAACCGTATCAATTTACAACTCCGCGAAAGTATCCGTCAAGCAGCTTTGGATTGGGAAAAGGAGCAAAAAGACGAAAATTATTTGGTGCATCGGGGAGGAAGATTAGAAGATGCTCAGGTGTTGGCGAAACACACTAATTTTTTAAACCAGTCAGAGGCTGACTATGTTAAAGCTTGCAGGGAATTGCGCGATCGCCAGCAAAAAGAAAAAGAAGCGCGTCGCCGTCGAGAAATTACAATAGCTTGGGCAACAGCTGGCGGATCGCTTATAGCCTTGATTGTAACTGCAACTTTGGCACATAAGGCTTCCTATGAAAAATACCAAGCTGAAATAACTAAAACTGAGGCTCTAGGTCGATATTCTTTATCACTCTCTGATTACAATCAAGATTTGGAAGCACTAGTCCAAGGGATTAAGGCAGGAAAAATTTTGCAACAGCAAAACTTCACTCAACCCTTGGTTCTACAAGCATTGCAAACAGTAGTCGATCGCGTCAGAGAACGCAATAATTTAACTGGACATCAGAATATTGTAAATACCGTAGTCTTCAATCCAGACGGTAAAATTCTCGCCTCTGCCAGTGATGACAAAACTGTTAAACTCTGGGATTTAAACGGTAAGGAATTGCACACCTTAAAGCACCAAGAAAAGGTCATAAGTGTTGTCTTTAGTCCAGATGGTAAAACTCTGGCAACTGCTAGTCAAGATAACACCATCAAACTCTGGGATTTAAATGGTCGAAAATTAAAAAGCTTTCCCCCTCAGCAGACAGAATTTAAGAGTGTTGTTTTCAGTCCAGATGGTAAAACTCTGGGGACTCTTAGTGAAGATAACACCATCAGACTCTGGAATTTAAACAGCGGGGAAACAAAAAAAATTAAATATGATGAGGGAAATGAAGGCATTATTGTTTTTAGCCCCGATAGTAAAACCGTGGCTATTTCCTATCAAAATAATGATGTCAAACTCTGGGATTTAAACGGCAAGGAATTGCAAACCTTGAAAGGGCATCAGGAAATTGCTAGTAGTATTGCTTTCAGCCCCAATGGTAAAACTCTGGCTATTGCTCATGCAGATAAAACTGTCACACTCTGGGCTTTAAATGGGAAGGAATTCAAGAGTTTTAGAGAGTATACTACCGACACCCGCATCACAGGAGTCTTTTTTAGTTACGATGGTAAAACTCTAGCTGTTGCTACTGAGGATAATAACATCGAACTCCGGGATTTAGACGGCGAACAATTAGTAATCTTCAAAGGACATCAGGAAAATATCGCAAGTGTTGCCTTTAGCCCAGATGGGAAAACCCTGGCTTCTGCTAGTTATGACAGCACCATCAAACTCTGGGATTTAAACAACAAGCGATCGCCAACCTTCAAAACTTTTACAACAGGAAATGCGAATTTCCAAACTGTTGCCTTCAGTAGCGATGGAAAAACTCTTGCCTCTACTAATCTTGCAGGTACTATCGAACTCTGGAATTTAAATGGTAAGGAAATACAAACTTTTAAGACTGAAAACCTTAGACATGCGAACACTGCGATCTTTAGTCCTGACGGGAAAGTCGTCGCCTCTGGTAATTTTACTGGTACCATCAAACTCTGGAATTTAAACGGCGATGAATTAGAAAATTTTAGCGGTCATCAAAAAGCTATAACCAGTCTTGTCTTTAGTCCAGATGGTAAAACTCTAGCTTCTGCTAGTCAAGACACAACTATCAAACTTTGGGATTTAAATAGTAAGAAATCGCAAATTCTTAAAGGGCATAAAGAATCGGTCAATAGTGTCGCCTTCAGCCCAGATGGAAAAATCCTCGCCTCTGGCAGTAACGACAATCATGTTAAACTCTGGGATTTAGATGGTAATGAACTAAAAACTTTCAAAGGACATCAAGGAAATGTCAACAGCGTTATTTTTAGTCTAGATGGTAAAACTGTGGTCTCTGGTAGCCAAGACAAAACTGTTAAACTCTGGGATTTAAATGGCAAGGAATTGCGAACTCTTAAAGCTCACAAAGGAGGGGTCAATAGTGTTGCTTTCAGCCCAGATGGGAAAACCCTAGCCTCTGCCAGTGAAGACAAAACTGTTAAATTTTGGGATTTAGATGGCAAGGAATTGCGAACTCTTAAACACGAAGAATTTGTAACCAATGTAATCTTCAGTCCCGATGGTAAAACCCTACTTACTACTATCAATAACCCAAGCATGATTATTTGGGATTTAGATAAACTCGCTTTAGATCCGCTTCTAGATAATGCCTGCGATTGGGTGCGAGACTATCTCAAATATAGCGACGAAGTACAAGAAGAAGATAAGGACTTGTGCAATCGTATTGGTACTATTAAATAG
- a CDS encoding NADPH-dependent FMN reductase, translating into MVRIVGIGGSLRPNSYTQLALQVATQRVEALGAEVEILDLRQLQLPFCNGAKEYPEYPDVKRLQDTVSNAHGLILATPEYHGGVSGVLKNALDLMSFDQLSDKVTGLISVLGGQSNSNALNDLRLIVRWVHGWVIPEQIAIGQAWGAFNPEGKLLDEKLSQRFDQFAQSLVDNTRKLRNVD; encoded by the coding sequence ATGGTGAGAATTGTTGGCATTGGCGGTAGTTTAAGACCTAATTCTTATACCCAGCTTGCTTTGCAGGTTGCAACGCAAAGAGTAGAAGCCTTGGGTGCAGAGGTAGAAATTCTCGATTTGCGGCAGTTGCAACTACCATTTTGTAATGGTGCGAAGGAGTATCCAGAATACCCAGATGTGAAGCGGTTACAGGATACAGTTAGTAACGCTCATGGGTTAATTTTAGCGACACCTGAATATCATGGTGGCGTGAGTGGTGTCCTGAAAAATGCTCTGGATTTGATGAGCTTTGACCAACTGTCTGATAAAGTGACGGGGCTGATTAGTGTATTGGGGGGTCAGTCTAATAGTAACGCTTTGAATGACTTAAGGTTAATCGTCCGTTGGGTGCATGGTTGGGTGATTCCAGAACAAATTGCGATCGGACAAGCTTGGGGCGCTTTCAATCCTGAAGGTAAGTTATTAGATGAGAAGCTTTCCCAAAGATTTGACCAATTTGCCCAGAGTTTAGTTGATAACACTCGCAAGTTACGGAATGTTGATTAG